The genomic stretch TCGTATCAAAAAAAATTAGGCGCGCAGCTTGGAGTGGTTCCTGGCGCCGAACTCTTGGAGGCCACTAAGGTGGCCGCAGAACTGAATATTCCAGTTTCTCTCTGTGACCGTGAAGTACGTGTAACTTGCCGTGACTGGTTTCAGCTTAGCTTAAAGGAAGGACTCACCGTTTTCAGAGATCAGGAATTCTCCTCAGACACCAACTCCCGCGCCATCCAAAGAATTCGGGACGTTTCCTTCCTTCGGAACCACCAGTTCCCCGAAGACGCCGGGCCCATGGCCCATCCGATTCGCCCGGAATCGTATATTGAAATCAACAACTTTTACACACTTACCGTTTATGAAAAAGGCGCTGAAGTTATCCGAATGCTGCACACCATTCTTGGAGAAAAGTTGTTTCAAGAAGGCATGCAGCTTTACATAGCACGACACGACGGCTCCGCAGCCACAACTGATGAGTTCATTGATGCAATGGAAGTTGCACTCAAAAAATCCAGCGATCCAAATCGACCATCATCACTAGATCTTTTTCGCAACTGGTATTCTCAGGCAGGCACTCCGACTCTGACGGTCTCTTCACGTTATGACGAAAAAAATCAGATCTATGAACTTTCCGTCAAGCAGAGCTCCGGGGCGTGTGGGCATAAAGATATCAATCTCCACATCCCCCTTTCCATCGGACTTATCTCACCCGAAGGCTGTGAACTTGCTGTTTGTTTTGAGGGAGAAACAACGCAGGCAGCGTCAGGAAGCCACACCCTCCATATCACTCAAACGGACCAATCCTTTCGATTTGAAAAAATCGACCACCGTCCGGTTCCATCACTTCTCAGGCAGTTTTCAGCCCCGATAAAACTTAGCTATGAGTATTCCGACGATGAACTCGCTTTACTTCTTCTGCACGACACAGACTCTTTCAGTAAATGGGAGGCGGGACAACGTCTCTATATAAAACATCTATTGTCCTGTGTGAACCAATTCGCCCAGGGCCAGACGCCGCTCTACGATGAGCGTTTGACCAAGGTTTTTGCAACAATTCTTGAACCCGATTTTGACAAAGACAAAGCCTTTGTTGCCCAGATGCTCTTACTGCCCTCCGAGGACTACCTGGCTGAACAGCTTGATATTGTCGACATTGATGCTATCCATAACGCCCGCGAGTTTATTCGCACAAACATCTCAATAAAACTGCGCGATCTGCTGAAACAGACTTACATAGACAACCGCAGAGAGGAACCCTATAGCTATGACCCAAAACATTCCGGGCAGCGTCAGCTCAAGAATTTGTGCCTCAACCTGCTGCTTGCCTCGCCAAACGATGATGCTGAGGAACTGTGCCGTTCTCAGTTTGAACTGGCTGACAACATGACCGATGAAATTTCGGCTTTTCAAACTCTTGTGCACAGTGACAGCAATTTGGCGCGATTGGCGATCGACTCTTTTTTCAAGAAATGGCATAACGAGGCTCTGGTTATGGATAAATGGTTCGCTGTTCAGGCGACAGCGCCTAACCATGCCACATTTGCACGCGTCCAGGAGCTTCTTGAACACAGCCACTTCAACATCAAGAATCCAAATAAAGTACGGGCCCTGATAGGCTCTTTTGCCGGAGGCAACCCCATCTGCTTTCACCACATATCAGGTCAGGGCTATCGGTTTCTTACCGATCAGATTTTGCGCCTTGACCAGTTCAACCCCAATATTGCCTCGCGGCTCACCGGGCGGCTGAGTCACTGGCGTCGCTACGACACCACGAGACAAGATATGCTAAAAAACCAACTAAAACGGATACTTGCACAAGCCAAGGTCTCAAAGGGGGTGTACGAAATAGCCTCAAAAAGTATTGAAAAGTAGGCCGATAGCGTAAGGTATTTTCAGCGTCAACAGGCTGAACTGCGGAATATAGCTTTTCACCGCCGTCAAACACTTTACGCCTTGAAAAGCTTTTAATTTTTGGGTAAAAGTGCGTGGTAAAATCTAACCACTACGGCAGCAACTGATAAAACCTGGAGATGTATCATGTATAACGCCTCAGACCTGAAAAAAGGCCTCAAACTCGAAATTGATGGCGAGCCTTATGTTGTTACAGAGTTCACCTTTTCAAAACCCGGAAAAGGACAAGCCCTCTATCGGACGAAAATGCGTAATATGGTCAACGGCAACATGTTTGACCGTACCTACCGATCAAATGACAAGTTCAAAAAAGCCGAACTTTTAGAGCGTGCCATGCAGTTTCTTTACTCCCAGGGCGATGAATATATTTTTATGGACAATCAGAACTATGAACAGATTTCAGTCAGCAGGGAACAACTCGGTGACGATCTGAATTTCATGATTGACAATATGGACGTGCAGATCCTGCTTTTTCAAGGTAGAACCATCGGCGTCACCCTGCCGAATTCCGTTAATTTACGTGTTATCCAGGCCGACCCCTGGGCCAAAGGCGACACCACAGGTAACGATTCAAAGCCTGTTACCCTGGAAACCGGCTTTGTGATCCAGGTTCCTCCCTTTGTCAACCAAGGCGATCTTATCCAGGTCGACACCCGCACCGGCAGCTATATGACCCGTGTTAAAGAATAATCATTGCGTCTTTTGTTAAGGCTTTTAGTCTTCCAGTGCTGACGTTGCCCGATAAAAAAACAGGTGAAATGTGACGCAGCTTCTGGGGAAATTGCCTACAAAAGTATCATCTACCCTTAAAATTCTTGAAGAGCGTGCCGCCATCACCCAGGCTGTTCGCTCTTTTTTTATTGCTCGCTCATTTCTCGAAGTAGAAACACCAATCCGCATTCCGGCACCCGCACCAGAAACACACATCGAACCCCAGAAAAGTGAAGGCTGGTTCCTACAGACTTCGCCTGAACTTTGCATGAAAAGACTTCTTGCCTCTGGGTGTAACAATATTTTCCAGATATGCAAATGTTTCCGTAAGGGCGAACGGGGCCGGCTTCATCTCCCTGAAATGACTATGCTTGAATGGTACCGAACCAATGCTGACTACCAGCAGCTCATGCACGACTGTGAGAACTTGCTTCGATTCCTGATTCCAAACCAGAACCTTGTCCTTGGCAATAAAACAATTAATCTTAACGGCCCCTGGCTTCGCATCACCATCGATGCTGCCTTTAAGCAGTTTGCTCGAATGTCCCTTGAAACTGCTCTATCTACTGACAGTTTTGAGGAAATCCTGGTTGTGGATGTTGAACCAAAGCTTGGCATCAACACTCCGGTATTTCTAATTGACTATCCGGCAGAGATGGCCTCTCTTGCCAGGCTTAACCCGATAACCCCCCAAACAGCCCAACGCTTTGAGCTCTATATTGATGGAATTGAGCTTGCCAACGGTTTTTCAGAACTTAACGACCCGGTCGAGCAACGCCTTCGTTTTGAAAAAGAGAGAGAAGTAATTCACTCTGCCGGTAGATCTGCCGGACCTATGCCTGAGAATTTTCTGAACGATTTAGGCGCCATGCCCGACTCCGCTGGAATAGCCTTGGGATTAGACCGATTGGTGATGCTGCTTACCAACTCCCAATGCATCGATCAGGTCGTCACCTTTACCCCAGAAACCGTGTAATATTCGGCAGTTATCTACTGCAAGTTGATGAGCAACCCTTCCCCTTACCCCCTAAAAGTCGACTATACTGTCTTCTAAAGGCAGCGGACAAAGGCCGACACGAGAAGCCGAGCAAAACAAGAGCGGAAAGCGCCTGTAGCCAGAATGGCACTACCTCGCCGGCTGAACCAACCACAGCCTTAGCAGAGAGCCCCAGATATACGTAGACAGCATCCAAAGCCAATCCACAAAGCACACTTACTACCGCAATACATGAAAGATAGAGCCCTGTTGCACGCTTACCCAAAAGGCCTACAAGAACTGACAAAGATGCCGTGTTGGTTGCCGGCCCAACCAGCAGAAAAACTAAAGCGGCACCGGGACTGACACCCTTTACAATTAATGCGGCAGCAATAGGGGTTGACGCCGTTGCACAGATATACATTGGAATGCCAAACACTAACATTAATAACATTGTGCCAAGACCACCGCCCAGATAAACTGTTATATACTCCTCCGGTACCGCTGTTGTAATGATCCCGGCAAGGGCAATTCCAAGAAAAAACCAAACTGCCAGTTCGGCCCATAACTCACTGAAGGCGGATCGGGTTCCAATAACAATTTTTGCAATAATGGTCTGCCCCCCTTGTTTTTGCATTGGAATTGGCGTAAACCCCTGCCTCTTCGTCGAAAAGGGTTCAGCGAGCTTCGGGGGATTGATCAGATTCTCAAGAAATCCAGCAGTCAGGGCTGAAGCAAATGCAGCAACCGGCCTGGCAATAGTCATCAGCGGGTCAAGAAGGGCATAGGTTATTGTGATCGAGTCAACTCCTGATTCCGGTGTAGCAATTAGAAATGCAGTGGTCGCCCCATTATTAGCACCCTGTCTTTTTAAGGCCGCTGCTGCGGGCAAAACTCCGCAGGAACACAGTGGGAGTGGAATGCCAAAAAGTGCGGCCTTCACGACAGACAAAAATCTTCCCTTTCCCAAGTGCCTGGCCACATAGTCGGGCGAAATAAACTCCTTGAGCAACCCCCCGACGATCAATCCCAGAATAATATAAGGAGAGGACTCGAGAAATAATTCCAGCGAGGCTAAAGCTGTTTCGTGAATAAACGTAAAAAATACTTTCATAGAATCACCCAATTGGCCTGTGCTTAAATACTCGTCACTATCCTTCCCTGACATGCTCCATGGCCAGATTAACCAGCTTACCCATATGATCATCGTCGAGCCGGTAATATAAAACCTGCCCGTCTCTCCTGTTGGCAACCAGTTGCAGCTGACGTAAAGTCCGGAGCTGGTGACTGACTGCAGACTCAGTCACCCCCAAATAGGCGGCAAGATCACACACACACATCTCGGCAGTTGTTAAGGCCCAGATAATCTTTATGCGGTTCACATCGGCCAGGGCCTTGAACAAATTAGCCAGCGCCCCAAACTCCTGACCCTCCAAGGCATTTTTTTTAGCCGAAACCACACTTTCCAGGTGGACAACCCGACAACCGCACAAATCAGACGAACTTTTCATAGCACCCTCTTTTAGCATATGAGCATATGTTCATATATATGGCAAGCTGGTCGCTTTGTCAAACTGAAACTCCCGGAAATATCCAAACAAACAGGCTTAAAGATCTGCCCTGAGACTATACGCAACGACTTTTCATTGACAGTACAAAAAGCTAATGGTATCGCTTTGCTATCAATAAACGCGGCAAGCTCACTGCCTTTTGCTTTTTCAGCAGTATAACCCTAGCCCCTGATATTTTTCAAACATGCCCTTATACAAGACATCACACCCTAAACGCCCTGGCCCCAGCATATGGATTCAAACTGAATCAGGATACCAAAAGACCTGCTCCCCCTTGCTCATTACCAACTCCCTGGAACGGCTGAGGGAGGAACGTCGGTTTGTAACCCTGACCAATAAAAAATATGTTTCAGGTAACACCGTTCTTGTTGACTTCAGCACCAAACACCTGGAGATTGATCGCCCCCTGGATTGGCCTCTACAGATGGGAGGGCCCGTTTTTGTCCGCTTTCTGGACCGTGCAAACCTGCTCAACTACTACAAAGCTAAAGTAATCAAAGTTACCG from Desulfobulbaceae bacterium encodes the following:
- a CDS encoding DUF3458 domain-containing protein, producing SYQKKLGAQLGVVPGAELLEATKVAAELNIPVSLCDREVRVTCRDWFQLSLKEGLTVFRDQEFSSDTNSRAIQRIRDVSFLRNHQFPEDAGPMAHPIRPESYIEINNFYTLTVYEKGAEVIRMLHTILGEKLFQEGMQLYIARHDGSAATTDEFIDAMEVALKKSSDPNRPSSLDLFRNWYSQAGTPTLTVSSRYDEKNQIYELSVKQSSGACGHKDINLHIPLSIGLISPEGCELAVCFEGETTQAASGSHTLHITQTDQSFRFEKIDHRPVPSLLRQFSAPIKLSYEYSDDELALLLLHDTDSFSKWEAGQRLYIKHLLSCVNQFAQGQTPLYDERLTKVFATILEPDFDKDKAFVAQMLLLPSEDYLAEQLDIVDIDAIHNAREFIRTNISIKLRDLLKQTYIDNRREEPYSYDPKHSGQRQLKNLCLNLLLASPNDDAEELCRSQFELADNMTDEISAFQTLVHSDSNLARLAIDSFFKKWHNEALVMDKWFAVQATAPNHATFARVQELLEHSHFNIKNPNKVRALIGSFAGGNPICFHHISGQGYRFLTDQILRLDQFNPNIASRLTGRLSHWRRYDTTRQDMLKNQLKRILAQAKVSKGVYEIASKSIEK
- the efp gene encoding elongation factor P, which encodes MYNASDLKKGLKLEIDGEPYVVTEFTFSKPGKGQALYRTKMRNMVNGNMFDRTYRSNDKFKKAELLERAMQFLYSQGDEYIFMDNQNYEQISVSREQLGDDLNFMIDNMDVQILLFQGRTIGVTLPNSVNLRVIQADPWAKGDTTGNDSKPVTLETGFVIQVPPFVNQGDLIQVDTRTGSYMTRVKE
- the genX gene encoding EF-P lysine aminoacylase GenX, producing MPTKVSSTLKILEERAAITQAVRSFFIARSFLEVETPIRIPAPAPETHIEPQKSEGWFLQTSPELCMKRLLASGCNNIFQICKCFRKGERGRLHLPEMTMLEWYRTNADYQQLMHDCENLLRFLIPNQNLVLGNKTINLNGPWLRITIDAAFKQFARMSLETALSTDSFEEILVVDVEPKLGINTPVFLIDYPAEMASLARLNPITPQTAQRFELYIDGIELANGFSELNDPVEQRLRFEKEREVIHSAGRSAGPMPENFLNDLGAMPDSAGIALGLDRLVMLLTNSQCIDQVVTFTPETV
- a CDS encoding SO_0444 family Cu/Zn efflux transporter is translated as MKVFFTFIHETALASLELFLESSPYIILGLIVGGLLKEFISPDYVARHLGKGRFLSVVKAALFGIPLPLCSCGVLPAAAALKRQGANNGATTAFLIATPESGVDSITITYALLDPLMTIARPVAAFASALTAGFLENLINPPKLAEPFSTKRQGFTPIPMQKQGGQTIIAKIVIGTRSAFSELWAELAVWFFLGIALAGIITTAVPEEYITVYLGGGLGTMLLMLVFGIPMYICATASTPIAAALIVKGVSPGAALVFLLVGPATNTASLSVLVGLLGKRATGLYLSCIAVVSVLCGLALDAVYVYLGLSAKAVVGSAGEVVPFWLQALSALVLLGFSCRPLSAAFRRQYSRLLGGKGKGCSSTCSR
- a CDS encoding winged helix-turn-helix transcriptional regulator is translated as MKSSSDLCGCRVVHLESVVSAKKNALEGQEFGALANLFKALADVNRIKIIWALTTAEMCVCDLAAYLGVTESAVSHQLRTLRQLQLVANRRDGQVLYYRLDDDHMGKLVNLAMEHVREG